TAAGCCTTCGCCATTCAGCACAGCTCTGAGATAGCTTATCAGTCGGTGGGCTGCATGTGACTGAATACCAGAGCACATTTTCTCCTGCAGTCAGTCTACATCACTTACATCTCAAAGGTCTGAGACCATGAGTAGGGGGAGCAAACCGAACATTGAGCATTAGATACTAACTTTACTCTTCCGTGCAACTAAATAGTAGCATCTATGTAACAAGCATATGCAactaatgtatatatttattacacacacagtAAGTACACTGTCACCAAGACGCTTaaccaacaaacaaaaagcaacatgcacatgtgtgtttgtacaAAGAGCGAGTGTGAGATAGTgagggaggaaaaaataaataaattatgcaCACACAAGAATATGTAATCTTGAATTaaagcatgttctctgtagaggatgtgttaacttcttttcacttagaaacaaAATATGGAGTTCAACAAAGggagcccaaacttttgaatatgactgtaCATGCTAACAGTAGCTTTAAGCCTGTGTTTGATCAACTAACACATCATTGTGGATCATgttcagtcatttttaaaaacaaaaactttgctTGGTGCTCAGGGaacaaaagggagaaagaatgCTGTACAGAACTGAAGCTGGTCTAATATCTAAGGACACTCTGGGAAATTACAAAATGACTCTTTACCTCTAACTTGGGCACAGGGGGGATAACAGgaggttttggtttgaggtcTGTGAGGTACATGGCCCTggaaagcagcagcagagacGGAGGAACATTCTCCTTCAGGTGCAGATCCAACCACTGCAAAACAAAATCAATATCCAGACTTAAAATACCAAGAGTTCAAGAAAAAACATTTCCCTGAATGTagtgaaaaaaactaaactcaAAACTCATTAATAGCTGAATAAAACTGGCAGCAGCTTTCAGAGAAATACAAATATGAATTTTCAACTGTAGCCAAAATGGATAACAAatggccaaaaacaaaaaactgaaagaaagtttttctgtatataaatgtgccattttatttatgcttttgagTCAAAATTAAGTGCTGACAATACTTTAAAAGGCAATAATCTACATTTTGGGAAAGAATACTGGAGCCCTCAATTTTAAACAGCTTTCTAAATGATCTTACACAGTTGTGAAGTTACGAACTCCAGAGCACCTCTGCCATAATGACAGAAATAATGCTCTAATAACtaacaattataataaaatactaATTAAATTGCATTTACATGGCCTTAGAACTCTGTCTAATAGTCTaaagtttctccagcagggagAGCTAATAGCACACAGGACGCTTTAGTGCTTATCATTTATAGAAGAAACAGTCATAATCCCACACCAGGAGGATCTAACCAGCCCATGTgtttataataacaatataaataatacaatatttagTTAATGTCAAGCACGTAAGTGTGTATAGTATGCAGTTAAGTTTGAGTTTCACTGGAGATCTGCTGATCCAACTGTTTGAACAGGTCAAGAGagccaataaaacaaacattaaactgCATCTGATTTTCACAATTTATGGTAGATGTACTTAACACAAACTCTGATTTTCAATTAAAAGAATGTGACTATTTTgtgtcaaaatgatcatttaaaagaacagtttGGCACAAATTAACTAAACATCAAAGTGTAGCTGAACACTGCAATGCTGTTCTGAATTCCTTTGtcatttatgttgttttgttgaTCTAGATAACGCAGAGAATTTGGCACAACACCTGTTGTCCTGGTGCCAGCAGAGTTTGGCTAcactttgtttatgtttatagctcacagtaagtcataccaTGTCCTAAACTACATCTAGAATTCTACACCatcttaatgaagacctggatgtggtttgagagaAGCTTTGGGGATGTATTTGCAGAATAGATCTGGGTATgtattgagttctagtgtttgtcaGCAACATTATTTTTACACTGGGACGATAaggctaaagaagcaaaatttggttACCAAACATATCCTGGCTCATATAACTACCTCTGAGATGAGTGGAAAATGAAGTATCGCTTTAAATACGCAGACGGCTAATGAATGGTACCTGCTGGAGCTGCTGACGGAGCTGATCTGTAGTCAGACCCAGAGACCTCATCCCCCGACTTCGACATGCAGCCTGCAGCTCTGCAACCGTCATAGCAGCAACACCTTCTTTAGCAATcatctacacacacagagagagaggagagaggagagagaagagagagactgattgattgattgattatacAGCCATAGTAAAAAATTGGTTTATAAGGGAAAGCATTGAATACTTGCACAGATAACAGAATACCTGATAACTCACAAGATTACAATGCACACATCCAGCCTATAGACTAGAAATGTCATTTCTGACcacttttctattttcttttacCTCATCATCAGTCTTGATGGTGCGCAGCTGCATCATCAGCTGAAAGCGCAGCAGGTTGTTGGTGCCTATGGGCTGCAGTTCCAGCAGTTTACACAAAGCCACCAGCTGGGGGCGCTCCAAGTGCTCCAGAGTCAGCTCATCCTCAAACAGCTTGGAGAACTTTACAATGTCCTTTGTGCTGGGCTGCTCACCTGTGTGCCTCACCTGCAGACAAACACCAATTAACTAAGACATGTTTGTCAGCCTGGAGATTTCCTAACTTggcatggtttgaggcaagtgtgtgaggAGTTAAGCAAGTAATTAAGCTTAGCTGGTGGGGTATTAGTTTCCATGATTTTTAACTACATGAGCCTTGAAGCTCCAGTGACTAAAGACAGTAAGCTTGTTCGACTCAACGTAGCGCTGCACAGTTTACTGCTTGGCTCAGTACTTTGTATGCCGGTCAGCCACCAGCATGTTGCAATAACATATAATGAGCTATAATTTCACAGGAGCGAGGCAGCTGCAGTTTTCAGAGCCAGGCGGCGCAGTTGCTGACGAATCGACTGCACAAGTGAAGAGCCAACTTGATGGCCACAGAACCTAATCCTCATTGGCTAGAAACatcagacaaacacaaactgtgttgaATAGAACACATAACCtattaaaatgtgtattgtttgcagtaataattatttaatcatttataattcattatatcattattattaaacagtgaataaatattcctgaaaaaatgttttgtctgaTATGTTAATGCTGCAAAAGCTGCCAGCTCACATGGGCATAGCTGTATAAACTGTCTCATTTGACGGCTCTCTTCGCAGCTATGACTGCGACCAACTACTCTCGCACACCAAGGTGAGGTGCAATTCTCGAACAAGCCTAGTGACTTATAGCTGTGAGTactgatttttcactgaactaatTCTTTAAAGCTTTAACCTGAATCACATttgtatacaaaaaaaaagctattcCAGTACCCCATCACATGCTCCTTATGAAAAGGATCAACAAGGGGAGAAGAGCAGAAGCaaaggaaaaaggaacagagagaaCGAGCAGAAATTGTGGAAACAAGACAACTGACTCATTTCAACTTGATTAAATTTTGACATTTTCTACTCCATGTTTTTCAAGTACCAAATAcacaacagttttttttaacccaAATCAAACACAGAATTTAAAGTATAGCTGGAtcagtctgtgtttgtctgacCTTTCTGGGCTGATCTGCAGTAATGACACTGtaattttttgtacttttttacaAAGTGTGTGTCCTCTGCCAGAATCCACTTTAGCAGGTATTTTAAATGGCTTCTGTCGTCTCCTCCGAGTCAATAGGAAAAAGAGTTTCTGGAACGAGCCATAGACTCACTGCTGTGACTCTGCAGACTGACCATTTCAAAATTTTGTTCCAAGTTTGATGCCATTCCCTTTCAGTAATAAATATCTGAATAACATTATGAGAAAAACCATATTTGAATATATCTACAGCAAGCGTTTATGACAGTTACACCTTTAACACGGTTTGACAAGTGCTGTTGAAGGGTGTTTCACAGTAATAAAGACCGATATCAACTTGGTCCAACAGAAGGAGAGCTCAAGGGTTATTTCTTTTGGATGTTACTCATTTTCCAATTAAATTATCCAGCTTACTAAGAAATCCTGAGAAAAGATTGGATTCCTTTATGTTTCTGATTgacttttctgtctctgctgacctgttggacataggTGGAGAACTTCTGCGTTTCGTCCCCCACAGCCGCCTTGTTCCGGCGGGCCATCTCTGCTATCGTCTCCTGCAGGAACTTGGCCAGCTCCAGCTTAGCAGCTAGTCCCTTCTTCTGTTTCTCCTCCTGAACAGAGAGTAAAAACACCATGAACCCAAACAACACCCCCCCGAATCAAATGATCAaaggcaaacacacacagcccttTAGCTATAAAACGTCACGTGCCTTCTTAGACTCTGTCTCGAAGGTGGAGGGCAGCATCTcagggaacagtttgaggaagacaGGAAGCAGGAACTCCATAAAGGGAACGATGACAAAGACCATGAAGGGGACGAGACGGAATAGGTCTGCACATGTCCTCATCAGCTACAAGGAGACAAAACAGGTCAGTGTTAGCCATTCAATTAACCAAAGCCCTCTGAGTTAATGAGAGACACTCCCTGGGGTTCCTTATATTCCCCTcagctgttttctctcttttcttatgTAAACTGCTTTCTGTCCATTTACACATCTAAGCACTATGGGTAACCCTGGGTCAGCCCAACAGAGGACAGCTGAAGGTTGGTCATTCTCTGACACCAGAATCAATCACTTAATAGATAATGTTCATACTGAACAACGCTGTCTGTATTTGGTAAAGGGTAATAATATACAGTGGATAGAGTTGGGTTTTCGCTTCCTCCTCTAAAACCAGCATTCATTTGATAATTTTGTAGTTTCTCCTACTGCAGTCATGTGCAATTTGAGAACCCCGGTCAataacattttgttcattttgagtTAATTTTAGAACGCAATTACTGttatactgttaaaaataaaatacaaaatgtcccatagcttttgcacaggccacactgTTTTCCctacatgttaaattcagcaaataaacagtaactgtgcattaaaatgtgcaaaagtgtgtttcCTCTAGAggattttacttattttcacttaggaaaaccaacaaaacatgttaatttGGCGAGGGCTGCCAAAACCTTTACATATTAATGGATATCATGTCATTCTTTGTCtataattatttagtaattaatttatcattttgtaCACCATTTGACAATGCCAGCATCACACTATATGAACATTCAGATATAACTGTTCCAGAGCAATGTatattaagaatattttttattcttcttaTCATTTCAGATCATTACTACAGTGAATCTACAGGTGTAATTGTGCAGTTCTGTTGtttctgctgcagctccacaatTCCTTCAGGATTAAtaaatattctgtttatttattggtCTGATTCAGCTCATGAGGAGGTTGATGACCTGAAGCAGGTGTTCCCCAAGAAAGACACACTCCACGCTGCTCAAATCAAGACAGCAGTGTGAGGATAACACCTAAAGTTTCTGTTTCTCAGGAAATTAATCAAATATTCAATACATGATTTATACACTACCTGttaaaagtttggggacactttGACTTTCTGAATAACACTTGATTTTCATTCTTACTTTTGCAttaattaagaaagaaaaaacctctATCTGTGTGCCTCTGTATAGCCTtagggtacacacacacacacacacacacacacacacacactaagctgCTTATCCCTCTAGATCATGGGATCATGGGGTCTGCTGGagtatcccagcggtcattggcctgaaggcaggaaacaccctggacacgTCACCtttccatcacagggcagacacaaaGACATATACAATCACATTTGGGTATGTATTATTGTTCAGAGACAATCATTCATTAGTTAAATTCAAGTCAAAACAGTTATTAAGTAAGAAAAtgtctgcagggacattttccacgcctccaaagttcagttttagaaaccAGCTGATCAATTTCTGaagtaatccaaacacattcagtgatgaggtctggactgggtggtcagtcctttgttcagcttctttgtttgatgcatCTTTTCTCAGTCAGGCTActggacagctacacatccttttggACCCACAGAGCCGAGTTCTCTTCTCACAGTggtaggatggacagaaacatctgttgATGTGTTCAGaactgaagcagcttgattttctccgcTCTCtcaagatgaaagctttaagtgctgtttatctgatgggaggagttttggtgtataccaggtcttccaggttgttgttaggagccccattttctctgtagctatTAATCAATTTTTCAacttttggaaacttttttcctttgactttgtcCTTCCGTATGcaaatggattatcttatatctaatcacCTCACAAATATCACCTAAAAATGTACGTattggctattttgactggaattaCTATATTAGTGTTCATCCAAGTATCTTCTTTGTTAAGAAGAGCAGGTTGTCTAAATAGcgatttgacagttttctgtCCAAACCACTGCTAAAAGCACAATTTTAAACTCTTTTGGTACAAAGGTgctttaaacacctgaaaggcTTGAGTGTCTACATCAGAAAATGGGGAGAAAATACATGGTCTTTGCCAACAGGActtttatgaataaaatgacaACTTAAACAGCTTTCTAACCAAGGTGAGGTTACTGCACATGAAGAGGGAAGATGAAAATTTGTATTAGCTAGATGGTGTTCCCAAACCTTTAACAGGCAGcacatgtttatatgtttacataccctcctcctctctctgcgGGTGAGCTGTTGTCCATGCAGAAGCCGCCACACCATCCTGCCTGCAATTTTCGTGTCAATCCCCAACAGTCGGAAGCCATGGTAGTAATGCTTCAGTTCATCCAGCACTCTCTGACCCAACGACTTGCGCACCACAGCTTTGCTCGGTATGGTCGTTTCTGCCTGAACAGCATTCGTCTTTGTCTCAGACCCTGCAGGAGAATCCTTCAGCTCCTGCAGCCAGGCACTGGAACTGTGGAGTGCCCGCGAGGGCACGCAGGCAGGCCGCAGGTAGTTGGTGCTAGAGCAGCGCAGGTATAACGGCCTGGGGGCACGAGCTGTAAGCGGAGCATGGCCAGGAAACTCGGAGTGGTAGCGAATGCAGGCGGTGGAGGGCAGGGAGGAGCAGCCGTGCCGTTTGGAGAGCAAGTAGGATCCCCTAGAGTCATAAACACGTGCAGTAAATGCCAAAAGCAGGTGTTCATGGTATCCACATTAATGCTGAGAGATGTCAACACATTGTGGGTGTAAAAACAAGACAGTTTTCTAAAAATAGGTTGGactgttttgaaaaaatatatacactgaccagAACTGGGTCTTACCTGGATCTGGTCACTGCCAGCAGCACCTGAGAACTGAACACTGCCATGATGAGGCAAAACCTGCACAACACAGAGACAGTTATAAGTCAGCTGCACTTTTAAGAAAAACTGACAGAAAATTGAACAACACCAAGGGACAGGAACCAAAAATCCACCTCTCAAAGCACCCTCACCGAAAAATATTAGCTAACATGGTTATGTTGGAACATGGAAgcctaaggcccaatcccatttcaccccttgaccctaacacttagccctacccctagggtgaagtgttaggactacatggcccttcaaacggAGATTTTTCTGAGGCGCACTACAAAGGGAGGAattttatgagaaaattcccagaatgtgTTCTGGTACCTGAGGTtgcctcaccatttaaggtggaacaggaaatcgATGATGAAGCTGGTGATTAaaaagctaagttcagcttcacatcactgaagaattcttggtggcgatAATAATTAATTGCCCCCTCTCTGatggcgtatgatgccctaaatgtatttaagcagtgaggagctgaactttacccccctctgctgtcactgcagaccagcagggtcgcctacagagcagcgctagtagctgttaatgaagtgatgtgggttttttgtttgtgctcttttttattcagCGATTCGTTTTATTGATTGatgtgtaaaactgaagttgtgaatgaaccGCGagctgcttttcagtctccttcaggTAAACGGCAAATATCAGTGCgatataccattattgctaaagtctggagacaaagcagaaaaacatgcctggaaaaataatcaggactATTTTAAATaggattcacctgtcctgtcatgtgacacactaGTGAGATCACTGCAGCTGGACGTGGCGTattgaaaatggatggaaaatCTCGTTTCGTCTGTTTACATGAAAGTCGCTGATGATAACTGATGACGTTTCCGGTTCTtggagggttgtcccatttcatagggggaagatttcaaccactaccccttgtaactcagtttcaagggggagggttacactcgaaaataaggggtaggggtaaaaataagaaatgggattgggcctaactGATACCACTGTGATAAAACATTTGGCTTAAACATAACCCATTCATGGTGCATGGATagatatacaaacatacacatccATatatttcccatcatcaacattccataccattttgaatagtaaacaagatgtttgtgttgtagacatgaccccttgttcctatcaccaccactgtaaattcCGCAATAaaccatttctcatcaaaccactctgaatcactcacaagtttacatctcaaacattgAATTATGCTTTGCTAACTTGGTGGAGTTCTCTTTTAAATAGCAAGACCTGTCAAATATTGCTAAATCTGGTCACTTTGAGTATTAGAGTGTTACAAAGCCAGATTTCTCACCAACACAGACAAAGTTAGGACTAAAGCTGGTATTGCACAATAGGAATGGCCCTCACCTCTATTGAACAAGCTTGCGTATTGACTAATATTTGAGTGATCTGGCTGACTGCTCTGGGAGATCCCcactttctttcactttgtTGTTTACGCAAACATTTAAAAGTGCAGAGGAAACACTGACACCCTGCGTCCAAACATGCGCACTGCACCCCCCAACCATCCACACGTGTCTGACTCGGTCTGCAGCTGCCAGGTTAGAAACACGAACGCAACACACTTACCACATTTAACATCTGCTAAGCTACAGTCAATgcgaaaaaataaataaataaataaaaattacaataattaaAGATCCAGAGGTCCACATGCAGCCAGTATAATCGTCCCAACATAAAGCTGTAATTGCGGCTCTCAGACCACATTACAGTAGACCGAAGACACgaagaaataaacacacacaggtttcGTCTTACGCGATTATTCATGACTGAGTGcgaaaagaaaatacagaaatcTTTTCAGTACGAGTGCAAACGAATCTTTCGACGAATCGAGATTAACATAATGGTTATTAAAGTGTCAAGGTATTACAGGTTACGAAGACAGTTACACATGATAATGAAACACAACAAATTCAATCACATATTCATGTCTATTCAACACTTCAGCGAACCAAAGAACcgattcatttttacattccGGCACTACATGAATCGATTCCAAAAATTGAGTCGTTTGGACGACAGCAGCTAGAAGGCCGCGATAGCGCTAGGCTAAGTCTGCTGGGCTAAAGTGCCGGTTTACTGACAAAAAGTGACAGTTTATGCTAAAGAGGTTTTAAAAACCATCACATCTGAGCGAACTGTATGAAACTTGTGAGATACTATAGCTTATTAAAGT
The DNA window shown above is from Pygocentrus nattereri isolate fPygNat1 chromosome 18, fPygNat1.pri, whole genome shotgun sequence and carries:
- the letm2 gene encoding LETM1 domain-containing protein LETM2, mitochondrial; the encoded protein is MAVFSSQVLLAVTRSRGSYLLSKRHGCSSLPSTACIRYHSEFPGHAPLTARAPRPLYLRCSSTNYLRPACVPSRALHSSSAWLQELKDSPAGSETKTNAVQAETTIPSKAVVRKSLGQRVLDELKHYYHGFRLLGIDTKIAGRMVWRLLHGQQLTRRERRRLMRTCADLFRLVPFMVFVIVPFMEFLLPVFLKLFPEMLPSTFETESKKEEKQKKGLAAKLELAKFLQETIAEMARRNKAAVGDETQKFSTYVQQVRHTGEQPSTKDIVKFSKLFEDELTLEHLERPQLVALCKLLELQPIGTNNLLRFQLMMQLRTIKTDDEMIAKEGVAAMTVAELQAACRSRGMRSLGLTTDQLRQQLQQWLDLHLKENVPPSLLLLSRAMYLTDLKPKPPVIPPVPKLEKATVNPAETEVKPVSGSVEVLVDSAPVIKDRKAEELVEKPRGLDMPSPEAQLIHAKGAEMAQKSKMSANGL